One window of Candidatus Hydrothermales bacterium genomic DNA carries:
- a CDS encoding biopolymer transporter ExbD yields MRKKRRILRDTGFEVDLTPAISVALILVLIFVTGATQIFQTWLTVTSPRVKKAPQVVGEEQKTEFKVNIHLLSNGQILLNEELVDQKKLDSLLPELMLRSATGLVLVSADSEVEHGKVVEIIDLAKQKGAREVALLRRVK; encoded by the coding sequence ATGAGGAAAAAAAGAAGAATATTAAGGGATACAGGGTTTGAAGTTGATTTAACTCCAGCTATAAGTGTTGCTCTTATTCTTGTTTTAATATTTGTAACTGGAGCAACACAAATTTTTCAGACCTGGTTAACTGTTACTTCCCCAAGAGTTAAAAAGGCACCTCAAGTAGTTGGCGAGGAACAAAAGACAGAATTTAAAGTTAACATTCATCTTTTATCAAACGGACAAATCCTATTAAATGAAGAGTTAGTTGATCAAAAAAAACTTGATTCACTACTACCTGAGCTAATGTTAAGAAGTGCTACAGGACTTGTTTTAGTCAGTGCAGATTCTGAAGTGGAGCATGGGAAGGTTGTTGAAATAATAGATCTCGCAAAACAAAAAGGGGCAAGAGAGGTTGCTTTATTAAGGAGGGTAAAGTAA
- a CDS encoding MotA/TolQ/ExbB proton channel family protein, with amino-acid sequence MILGQPILKLALNPFMLVLEISSIFALWAIIDRLIAYMKISEKEERKIIERTKILIEKGRFEELKAFSSALNRPFAKIVNLLAENIHYPKEVLESILESALMLTRLELGKKLNVLGTISYIAPLLGLLGTVVGIIQAFYAVAQKGAAVGPEAMMEGVAIALLTTALGIMIAVPCAIMYNYFRNKIDHLMARIEVSAEEIMNFMVYVKEQKEKVP; translated from the coding sequence ATGATATTGGGACAACCAATTTTAAAATTAGCTTTAAATCCTTTCATGCTTGTGCTTGAGATTTCCTCGATTTTTGCGTTATGGGCAATTATCGATAGACTCATTGCCTATATGAAAATATCTGAAAAAGAAGAGCGAAAGATAATTGAGAGAACGAAGATTCTTATAGAAAAGGGAAGGTTCGAAGAATTAAAGGCCTTTTCTTCTGCTTTAAATAGACCTTTTGCCAAAATCGTAAATTTACTTGCAGAGAATATTCACTATCCAAAAGAGGTTTTAGAATCTATTCTTGAGAGTGCTTTAATGCTGACGAGGCTTGAACTTGGAAAAAAATTGAATGTTCTTGGAACAATAAGTTATATTGCTCCTTTACTTGGACTTTTAGGAACAGTTGTGGGTATAATTCAGGCTTTTTATGCAGTTGCACAAAAGGGAGCTGCAGTTGGCCCTGAGGCAATGATGGAAGGTGTGGCAATTGCCCTTTTAACAACGGCTCTTGGAATTATGATTGCAGTTCCCTGCGCAATAATGTATAACTATTTTAGAAACAAGATAGACCATCTTATGGCTAGAATAGAAGTTTCAGCTGAGGAAATCATGAATTTTATGGTATATGTTAAAGAACAAAAAGAAAAGGTTCCATGA
- a CDS encoding biopolymer transporter ExbD, which produces MSDDRGEFAKVNVTPLTDVAFTLLITLMLVTSYLAIKQPPFRVILPDVETVEPRGADVVTLDIDEKGENLAINGYIIKWDQYIKALKEEAIKDPYRMLLIRADKETPHGIVMRVLSDIKKMNSELILEDKEGFSKIAFGTRKKR; this is translated from the coding sequence ATGAGCGATGATAGAGGTGAATTCGCAAAGGTTAACGTAACGCCCTTGACAGACGTTGCTTTTACTTTACTCATTACACTTATGCTTGTTACATCGTATCTTGCAATAAAACAGCCGCCTTTCAGGGTAATTTTGCCAGACGTAGAAACAGTTGAGCCAAGGGGAGCAGATGTTGTTACTCTTGACATAGATGAAAAAGGTGAAAATCTTGCAATAAACGGGTATATTATAAAATGGGATCAATATATAAAGGCTTTAAAGGAGGAAGCAATAAAAGACCCATACAGGATGCTTCTTATAAGGGCAGACAAAGAAACACCACATGGTATTGTGATGAGAGTTCTTTCTGATATAAAAAAAATGAATTCAGAGTTAATTTTAGAAGATAAAGAAGGTTTCTCAAAAATTGCATTTGGGACAAGAAAAAAAAGATGA
- a CDS encoding PorV/PorQ family protein, with protein MVILTLLKFLILGAWGMPGSFMLYSPSAKSFALGSAYTAFVGDPASIYFNPSGIAESNPQEIQFSQSFLPLGGNYGWIGYVRPTKKIGNFGCGFLFMNSGKTKITDPENKFGGNFVHFESALFLTYAREFSNYFDFGFSYKLLYKSISRFSSVGHAFDLGFIFLPQNVLKIGVSFLNLLNVPYKLIEESEKIPLTIRAGALSSFFEGKFNLLLDFYSVNEWNENHYSLGVEYTPIDVFSVRIGITKYSFTAGSGVYLKLPGKKIGIDVGGSYHYESNNLFPFTGFITLYFQFAGFRVEVTPHTRVFSPRSPENNILRIDLFTQAKKEVERWQFLIKDYKGEVKKVYKDFGETPREILWDGRDDLGILVQDGLYYYEFRVVQKDGSVLIDTGFLAEVRTIGPKGEIFYREKVEKEEVEEEKKEEEVK; from the coding sequence ATGGTAATTTTAACTTTATTAAAATTTTTAATATTAGGAGCCTGGGGTATGCCAGGCTCTTTTATGTTATATTCGCCCTCTGCTAAATCCTTTGCCTTAGGTTCAGCATATACAGCCTTTGTTGGCGACCCTGCCTCTATATACTTCAATCCCTCAGGAATTGCTGAATCAAATCCACAGGAAATTCAATTTTCTCAAAGTTTTTTACCCTTAGGAGGTAATTACGGATGGATAGGATATGTAAGACCAACGAAAAAAATAGGTAACTTTGGTTGTGGTTTTTTATTCATGAATTCAGGTAAAACAAAAATCACTGATCCTGAGAATAAGTTTGGAGGAAATTTTGTGCATTTTGAATCAGCACTTTTTTTAACTTATGCGAGAGAATTTTCAAATTATTTTGATTTTGGATTTTCTTACAAGTTACTTTATAAATCAATATCAAGATTTTCTTCAGTGGGTCATGCATTTGATCTAGGTTTTATTTTCCTTCCACAAAATGTATTAAAAATAGGGGTATCCTTCTTAAATTTACTTAATGTCCCTTATAAATTAATAGAAGAATCAGAAAAAATTCCATTGACAATAAGAGCAGGAGCACTATCAAGCTTTTTTGAGGGAAAATTCAATTTACTCTTAGATTTTTACAGTGTAAACGAATGGAATGAAAACCATTACTCTTTAGGAGTTGAGTATACTCCAATTGATGTTTTCTCTGTAAGAATAGGGATAACTAAATACAGTTTCACAGCTGGATCCGGAGTTTACCTTAAACTTCCGGGTAAAAAAATAGGAATTGATGTGGGAGGTTCTTATCACTATGAGAGCAATAATTTATTTCCCTTTACTGGTTTTATTACTTTATATTTCCAATTTGCCGGATTTAGAGTAGAAGTGACCCCCCACACAAGAGTTTTTTCTCCAAGATCCCCAGAGAATAACATACTAAGGATTGATCTTTTTACTCAGGCAAAAAAAGAAGTTGAAAGATGGCAATTTTTAATAAAGGACTATAAAGGTGAAGTTAAAAAGGTTTATAAGGATTTTGGGGAGACACCTAGAGAAATTTTATGGGACGGAAGAGACGACCTTGGTATACTAGTTCAAGATGGCCTTTATTATTATGAATTTCGAGTTGTTCAAAAAGATGGTAGTGTACTAATAGATACGGGTTTTCTTGCTGAAGTAAGGACCATAGGACCAAAAGGCGAGATTTTCTATAGAGAAAAGGTGGAAAAAGAAGAAGTTGAGGAAGAAAAAAAGGAGGAAGAAGTAAAATGA
- a CDS encoding tetratricopeptide repeat protein yields MIYLFFIGILFSPQEIKLIEDAELVFREGLYEEAISLYNRALKTNLSKEMKNEILYRIGECYFNMGEYEKALKVFEDLESKTHKTYLYPEVLYALGVVHLALNHHDKAKFYLVEKIKEFPSYANDIRINEGQGIYYFTQTIYESSYEKLKNAISGVGIFYKALALARLKRPVEALREFKRVQMLYPLTPLAEYAAYESAEALFINNDFTGALSLYQKFIEQFGTSSLVDYAKYKIGVCYLHLGLPSQALTYFNALLGHPDEILVSHSYLMGGIALREMGDYEKSIKFLLKSAFDFPHVGSAPLAHIELGKTYILTGDQEGALIVFKQLSNTYVTGEFAGIGDYLAASILYKNKRTLEAQFQLENLIKYYPKSHIIFAAYVLLLKCMIDTRQTKEAILRGEEFLKREINSSYRATENDLSQSYREKWINRIKLMLAEAYYQEGDLQNAIKYYEELIESGDSDIMPEVFNGLGWSYLESERFESAIQKFDVVISSYQRDTFALISSIFGKAVAIYNSCAFIADQSQKEERFKNAAFTFKEVVRLYPYSELAPAALFYAGDAFAKANLYGNAVQEWEAVLSEYPATDYAGYAAYWLGDTYFRAGELDKAVSYFKILLEQYPENKFVKEGYLRLASTYYTMKDYDNARDIIKKFLYLFPEDTLVKDAKSLLEQVYYFKLEKEPERLEEFAKEFPESELLAQQLYREAVKLYNEKKYDEAIEKAKKVILLFPSSINAPEAQKVVVASYGALNNFKAMAEEAEKFVQYFPKHEEVPVMLKAEAQGLIQIEEYAKANEVLDRLISNYSSSPQAKEGIILKAEVLLNLGKLRESIKILEETSPTEEYATRYYYLLGEAYNKLGQPDRAINYYLSLLKFGDIDDPYRIRGLYTLANLYQLKGDNKSAAAIYEAIAQITTDQNIKNDALSRASILKGK; encoded by the coding sequence ATGATTTATCTCTTTTTTATAGGTATTTTATTTTCACCGCAAGAAATTAAATTGATCGAGGATGCAGAACTTGTATTCCGTGAGGGACTTTACGAAGAGGCTATTAGTCTTTACAATAGGGCGCTTAAAACAAATTTAAGCAAAGAGATGAAAAACGAAATTCTCTATAGGATAGGGGAGTGTTACTTTAACATGGGAGAGTATGAAAAGGCTTTAAAAGTTTTTGAGGATTTAGAGTCTAAGACTCATAAAACTTACCTTTATCCAGAAGTTCTTTATGCATTAGGTGTGGTTCACTTAGCCCTTAATCACCATGATAAAGCTAAATTCTATTTAGTTGAAAAAATAAAAGAGTTTCCCTCTTATGCAAATGATATAAGGATAAATGAGGGTCAGGGGATTTATTATTTTACTCAGACAATATATGAGAGTAGTTATGAAAAATTAAAAAATGCAATTTCAGGGGTTGGTATTTTTTATAAGGCTTTGGCTCTTGCAAGGCTTAAAAGACCAGTTGAGGCTTTAAGAGAATTTAAAAGAGTTCAGATGCTTTATCCTCTTACACCCCTTGCAGAGTATGCAGCTTATGAATCAGCAGAAGCTCTTTTTATTAATAACGACTTTACTGGAGCTTTAAGTTTATACCAGAAATTCATAGAACAATTTGGTACTTCCTCCCTTGTTGATTATGCGAAATACAAAATAGGAGTTTGCTATCTTCACCTTGGCTTACCATCTCAGGCACTAACATATTTTAACGCTCTACTTGGACATCCCGATGAAATCTTAGTTTCTCATTCATATTTGATGGGTGGGATAGCATTAAGAGAAATGGGGGACTATGAAAAATCAATTAAATTTCTTTTAAAATCAGCTTTTGATTTTCCTCACGTAGGTTCTGCTCCTTTGGCTCATATAGAACTTGGAAAAACATACATTTTAACTGGAGATCAGGAAGGAGCTTTAATAGTTTTTAAGCAACTTTCAAATACCTATGTAACTGGTGAATTTGCAGGGATAGGTGATTATCTTGCCGCAAGTATTCTCTATAAAAATAAGAGAACATTAGAGGCACAGTTTCAACTGGAGAACCTCATAAAATATTATCCTAAATCTCATATAATCTTTGCAGCATACGTTTTACTTTTAAAATGTATGATTGATACAAGACAAACAAAAGAGGCAATACTAAGGGGTGAAGAATTTCTCAAAAGAGAAATTAATAGCTCCTATAGGGCAACCGAGAATGACCTGTCTCAAAGTTACAGAGAAAAGTGGATAAACAGAATAAAATTAATGTTAGCAGAGGCTTATTATCAAGAGGGAGACTTGCAAAATGCTATAAAATATTACGAAGAGTTGATCGAGAGTGGAGACTCTGATATTATGCCGGAGGTCTTCAACGGTCTTGGATGGAGCTATCTTGAAAGCGAAAGATTTGAGAGTGCCATTCAGAAATTTGATGTAGTAATTAGTTCCTATCAAAGGGATACATTTGCTCTTATATCTTCGATCTTTGGTAAAGCAGTTGCAATATACAACTCTTGTGCTTTTATAGCAGATCAATCTCAAAAAGAGGAAAGATTCAAAAATGCTGCCTTTACTTTCAAAGAAGTAGTGAGGCTTTATCCTTATAGTGAACTTGCACCTGCTGCTTTGTTTTATGCTGGAGATGCTTTTGCAAAGGCAAATCTTTATGGTAACGCAGTCCAAGAATGGGAAGCTGTTTTATCAGAATACCCTGCCACAGATTATGCAGGTTACGCAGCTTACTGGCTAGGTGATACTTACTTTAGGGCAGGAGAACTAGATAAAGCCGTATCTTATTTTAAAATTTTGCTTGAACAGTATCCAGAAAATAAGTTTGTAAAAGAAGGGTATCTAAGGTTAGCGTCAACCTATTACACTATGAAAGACTATGATAATGCGAGGGATATTATAAAGAAGTTTTTGTATTTATTTCCTGAAGACACCCTTGTAAAAGATGCGAAATCTCTCTTAGAGCAGGTTTACTATTTTAAACTTGAAAAGGAGCCGGAAAGGCTAGAGGAGTTTGCAAAGGAGTTTCCAGAAAGTGAACTTCTTGCACAGCAGCTCTATAGAGAAGCAGTAAAACTTTATAACGAAAAAAAATACGATGAAGCAATTGAAAAGGCGAAAAAGGTAATACTTCTTTTTCCCTCTTCTATAAATGCACCAGAGGCACAAAAGGTTGTTGTCGCTTCATATGGTGCGTTAAACAACTTTAAGGCAATGGCTGAAGAGGCAGAAAAGTTTGTTCAATACTTTCCTAAACATGAGGAAGTACCTGTTATGTTAAAAGCTGAAGCACAAGGTTTAATACAAATAGAGGAATACGCTAAAGCAAACGAAGTACTAGATAGACTAATCTCAAATTATTCTTCAAGTCCACAAGCTAAAGAAGGAATAATTCTTAAGGCTGAGGTTTTGTTAAATTTAGGGAAACTAAGAGAAAGCATTAAGATTTTAGAGGAGACTTCACCAACAGAAGAGTATGCCACAAGATATTATTATCTTTTAGGTGAAGCGTATAATAAGTTAGGTCAACCAGATAGGGCAATAAACTATTATTTATCCCTTTTAAAATTTGGAGATATAGATGATCCTTATAGAATAAGGGGACTATATACTCTTGCAAATCTTTATCAGTTAAAGGGTGATAATAAAAGTGCTGCGGCTATTTATGAAGCTATTGCTCAGATAACAACTGATCAAAATATAAAAAATGATGCCCTTTCAAGGGCAAGTATTTTGAAGGGTAAATGA